The Podospora pseudocomata strain CBS 415.72m chromosome 1 map unlocalized CBS415.72m_1, whole genome shotgun sequence genome has a segment encoding these proteins:
- a CDS encoding uncharacterized protein (EggNog:ENOG503NU8J; COG:S) has protein sequence MSLHRVASLETFAILPTDQRSRRSSDASARARKLTFNPLPQEWDPPAGLDQLHAVGAFEVPRWKRLLQVAAAVFYCLFASGVVFGYAAIKPVLKSEGAYKDICSAPGGLVSEDTCIEIHLNLMFTVAAVATNVAALPIGAILDHYGPRVCGILGSLFLAIGAALMANESRLPFDGLLFGYLFLALGGPFTYISSFQLSNAFPKNSGLILALLTGAFDASSALFLVYRIVFQKSEGAFGHQRFFMVYLIVPVVIIILQFTLMPSQSYKTVGELVEEIEEPVGEEPDDQVDEETALLQEEERQHRADVIEGLQNVLGSAKADKQAKREERKNEISGVWGVMHPYTSWEQIKSPWFILICAFTVIQMTRINYFVATIRAQYEAIFGSIEKAAEINEFFDLALPIGGILSIPFIGMILDHTSTVTVLACLVTCATTIGVLGIIPQTWAAYGNICLFVLYRPFYYTAVSDYSAKVFGFRTFGKVYGTIICLSGVFNFSQSGLDFLFHQTFKGNPLPVNVMLLSLGLAVGLGLVGFVAIKAKMIKRKMLSEEAYGAFSDPRWNH, from the exons ATGTCACTGCATCGTGTTGCGTCGCTCGAAACtttcgccatcctcccaacCGACcagaggtcaaggaggagctccGATGCTTCGGCTCGCGCCCGCAAATTAACCTTCAACCCACTCCCGCAAGAATGGGATCCTCCAGCTGGCCTGGACCAACTTCATGCCGTTGGCGCCTTTGAGGTGCCTCGCTGGAAGCGTCTAC TCCaggttgccgccgccgtcttctACTGCCTCTTCGCGTCCGGTGTTGTCTTTGGATATGCCGCCATCAAGCCAGTCCTCAAGTCGGAGGGTGCCTACAAAGATATCTGCTCAGCCCCGGGCGGCCTAGTCAGCGAGGACACATGCATAGAGATACATCTGAACTTGATGTTCACGGTGGCTGCTGTGGCTACGAATGTTGCTGCTCTCCCTATTGGAGCTATCCTCGATCACTATGGGCCTCGGGTGTGTGGTATACTTGGCAGTCTCTTCCTGGCCATCGGCGCGGCGCTGATGGCCAACGAGAGCCGCTTGCCTTTTGACGGCTTGTTGTTTGGTTATCTTTTCCTGGCTCTGGGAGGCCCCTTTACCTACATCTCGTCGTTCCAGCTGTCCAATGCCTTCCCCAAAAACTCGGGTCTCATTTTGGCCCTCTTGACGGGCGCTTTCGACGCCTCCAgcgccttgttcttggtgtaCCGGATCGTCTTTCAAAAGTCAGAGGGCGCCTTTGGACATCAGCGGTTCTTCATGGTGTACTTGATTGTACCTGTGGTGATCATCATCTTGCAGTTTACGCTGATGCCATCTCAGTCTTACAAGACGGTTGgtgagctggtggaggagatcgAGGAGCCAGTCGGCGAGGAACCGGATGACCAGGTTGACGAAGAAACCGCCCTGctccaggaggaggaaagacaACATCGCGCCGATGTCATCGAGGGTCTCCAGAACGTGCTCGGCTCGGCCAAGGCGGACAAGCAAGCGAAACGCGAGGAGCGCAAGAATGAGATCTCGGGTGTCTGGGGTGTCATGCACCCCTACACGTCTTGGGAGCAGATCAAGTCCCCTTGGTTTATTTTGATCTGCGCTTTTACTG TTATCCAAATGACCCGCATCAATTACTTCGTTGCCACAATTCGCGCCCAATACGAAGCCATCTTTGGCTCTATCGAAAAAGCGGCTGAAATCAATGAATTCTTCGACCTCGCTCTCCCCATCGGCGGTATTCTCAGCATTCCCTTCATTGGTATGATTCTCGACCACACCAGCACCGTTACCGTGCTTGCCTGCCTCGTCACATGCGCCACCACGATCGGCGTCCTGGGTATCATCCCGCAGACATGGGCTGCGTACGGAAATATTTGCCTGTTTGTTCTTTACCGTCCATTTTATTACACGGCGGTATCGGACTACAGCGCCAAGGTGTTTGGATTCAGGACGTTTGGCAAGGTTTATGGTACGATTATCTGCCTGTCTGGCGTCTTCAACTTCTCGCAGTCTGGGTTGGATTTCTTGTTTCACCAAACCTTCAAGGGCAATCCTCTTCCGGTGAatgtgatgttgttgagtttggggttggcaGTTGGTCTCGGGCTGGTAGGCTTCGTGGCTATCAAGGCAAAGATGatcaagaggaagatgctTTCAGAGGAGGCATACGGTGCGTTCAGTGACCCAAGGTGGAATCACTAG
- the HOS2 gene encoding histone deacetylase (COG:B; EggNog:ENOG503NWW7): MMDVDSYRWRPPKTNYLPHNIDMDPVVEEFEIPLGRASDHENAAYFEKMKLAAQEFNIVRPKGYTVSYHATSEMEKHHFGQTHPMKPWRLTLTKSLVTAYGMPFAMDNYNTRHATYEELNSFHSSDYLDYLATAAPEDQPRDLDNPDKDVKFNLGGSDCPLFHGLYDYCSMSAGTSLDAARKICNKQSDIAIAWGGGLHHAKKSEASGFCYINDIVLAILQLLRLYPRVLYIDIDVHHGDGVEEAFFSTDRVMTVSFHKYQPEVFFPGTGGLNDNGPKSEHNPGAHHAINVPLNDGITDEQYEHLFKSIIGQVNTTFRPSAIALQCGADSLAGDRLGRFNLKVEGHAACVRFCKSLGIPMILFGGGGYTPRNVARAWAYETSIAIGADQNIPAEIPQHAPWRQHFVHETLFPTLEQSMSEPRNNKNTEKRLRDIVAHVHEQLRFVQHAPSVQSSIIPPDLGPVRDEVEERLKEERGEREGDEVERRVKEQGLGVEGEMAV, translated from the coding sequence ATGATGGACGTCGATTCGTACCGCTGGCGTCCGCCAAAGACAAATTACCTCCCTCACAACATCGACATGGATCCAGTCGTGGAGGAATTCGAGATCCCACTCGGAAGGGCCAGCGACCACGAAAACGCCGCCTACTTTGAGAAAATGAAGCTCGCCGCCCAAGAGTTCAACATCGTCAGACCCAAAGGGTACACGGTCTCATACCACGCGACCTCCGAGATGGAAAAGCACCATTTTGGCCAAACCCACCCAATGAAGCCCTGGCGTTTAACTCTCACCAAAAGCTTGGTGACAGCCTATGGCATGCCCTTCGCCATGGACAACTACAACACCCGGCACGCCACCTACGAAGAGCTCAACTCTTTCCACTCGAGCGATTATCTGGACTACCTCGCGACGGCCGCCCCAGAGGACCAACCCCGAGACCTGGATAACCCCGACAAGGATGTCAAGTTCAACCTCGGCGGTTCCGACTGTCCCCTCTTCCACGGTCTCTACGACTACTGCTCCATGTCAGCCGGCACCTCCCTAGACGCCGCCCGCAAAATCTGCAACAAACAATCCgacatcgccatcgcctGGGGCGGCGGCCTTCACCACGCCAAAAAGTCCGAAGCCTCCGGGTTCTGCTACATCAACGACAtcgtcctcgccatcctccagctCTTGCGGCTCTACCCCCGCGTGTTATACATCGACATTGACGTCCACCACGGCGACGGCGTAGAAGAGGCCTTCTTCAGCACCGACCGCGTCATGACCGTCTCGTTCCACAAGTACCAACCCGAAGTCTTTTTTCCCGGCACCGGCGGGCTGAACGACAACGGTCCGAAATCCGAGCACAACCCCGGAGCTCACCACGCCATCAACGTCCCCCTCAACGACGGCATCACAGACGAGCAGTACGAGCACCTGTTCAAGTCCATCATTGGGCAAGTCAACACCACGTTCCGCCCGAGTGCGATCGCCCTCCAGTGCGGCGCCGACTCTCTTGCGGGCGACCGACTTGGTAGGTTCAATCTGAAGGTAGAGGGTCACGCGGCCTGCGTGAGGTTTTGCAAAAGTCTAGGCATTCCCATGATTttgtttggtgggggggggtaCACGCCCCGAAACGTGGCCAGGGCGTGGGCGTACGAGACCTCCATCGCGATTGGCGCCGACCAGAACATTCCGGCGGAGATCCCGCAGCATGCGCCGTGGAGGCAGCACTTTGTGCACGAGACGCTTTTTCCGACGCTGGAGCAGAGTATGAGTGAGCCGAGGAATAACAAGAATACGGAGAAGAGGCTGAGGGACATTGTGGCGCATGTGCATGAGCAGTTGAGGTTTGTGCAGCACGCGCCGAGCGTGCAGAGCAGTATTATCCCGCCGGATTTGGGGCCGGTgagggatgaggtggaggagaggttgaaggaggagaggggggagagggagggggatgaggtggagcggagggtgaaggagcaggggttgggagtggagggggagatggctgTTTAG
- a CDS encoding uncharacterized protein (COG:B; EggNog:ENOG503NYCY) gives MPRDDLSIDFVRKMPPVEQLDPALVLDEFINRAQNLPEEVRFMQEELRDKELRYTALNKEKDELDERLQKWIKAHGSHQPNPKEAEIRAKALKNYDLLQQLSDEKLALSAKVLQAIEKHTRHLDIQIKMLYDRNEPGFADPDELPSLIRASAANITNSPIVRPPSGTNGSSLSHLANSVSQSSMRGSNSQIRNTQAQHHGSASAPATPAASMIMNRQAREGSAGPPKRGPRLNTSLSNLPTTSSGLARHSSLGPGTPKGHTTAAGNQRAGSAGPRASSKASGSGVANRKAGTPSSSSGRISASHKKGSSLGGNDPRSGTANKSGLSRVKRAAKNSPSSTAESELSDAESAVSGEESDAAPSRNSTGNNARGTPSLPRQNSGSHQSLSNQPTSSSTKNSPHAAHVHKAGGGGPGNHHGPPPPSHNRHHDDDDAMDIEEDDAGDDKKYCSCRNVSYGNMVACDNDDCPYEWFHWGCVGLKSEPNGTWFCPDCSRAAAGGDNRKKVVGGGGGGGGGHGSRPGGGGVGVGA, from the coding sequence ATGCCTAGAGACGATCTATCCATCGATTTCGTGCGCAAAATGCCACCAGTCGAGCAGCTTGACCCGGCACTAGTCCTGGATGAGTTTATCAACCGGGCTCAGAATCTTCCCGAGGAAGTTCGCTTTATGCAGGAGGAGCTTCGAGATAAGGAACTGCGGTATACGGCACTCAACAAGGAAAAGGACGAGCTGGATGAACGGTTACAGAAATGGATCAAGGCACATGgcagccaccagcccaacccgAAGGAGGCAGAAATCCGCGCAAAGGCATTAAAGAACTATGACTTGCTTCAACAACTATCCGACGAAAAGCTTGCCCTCAGCGCCAAAGTACTACAGGCTATAGAGAAACACACCCGCCATCTCGACATACAAATCAAGATGTTGTATGACCGGAACGAGCCAGGATTTGCCGACCCGGATGAGCTGCCGTCTCTAATCCGCGCAAGCGCTGCCAATATCACAAACAGTCCCATTGTTCGCCCCCCAAGCGGCACCAACGGGTCTTCTCTCAGCCACCTTGCAAACAGTGTATCACAATCTTCCATGCGTGGTTCCAACTCTCAGATTCGAAATACCCAGGCTCAACATCAtggctcggcctcggcccccgcaaccccagcagcaagcatgATCATGAATCGGCAAGCCCGCGAAGGGTCCGCCGGTCCTCCTAAACGTGGCCCCCGTCTCAACACAAGCCTCTCCAATCTCccaaccacatcctccgGCCTGGCCCGCCATTCCTCCCTCGGCCCCGGCACCCCAAAGGGCCACACAACCGCGGCAGGAAACCAACGAGCCGGCAGCGCCGGCCCCAGAGCCTCATCTAAGGCATCAGGCTCTGGAGTCGCCAACCGCAAAGCcggcaccccctccagcagctcGGGTCGCATCTCTGCCTCCCACAAAAAAGGCTCCTCCCTCGGTGGGAACGACCCCCGAAGCGGAACAGCCAACAAATCCGGCCTCTCCCGCGTCAAGCGCGCAGCAAAgaactctccctcctccacagcgGAAAGTGAACTCTCAGACGCGGAATCGGCCGTCAGCGGCGAGGAAAGTGATGCTGCCCCATCAAGAAACAGCACCGGCAACAACGCAAGGGGAACCCCCTCTTTACCTCGTCAAAACTCGGGAAGCCACCAGTCTCTGAGTAATCAGCCCACAAGCAGCTCCACGAAGAACTCGCCTCACGCGGCTCACGTCCAcaaggctggcggcggcgggccGGGGAATCATCATGGcccgccaccgccgtcgCACAACAGACAtcatgatgacgacgatgcgATGGAcattgaggaggatgacgcgGGGGATGACAAGAAGTATTGCTCGTGTCGGAACGTGAGCTATGGGAACATGGTGGCGTGTGATAATGATGATTGTCCGTATGAGTGGTTTCATTGGGGGTGTGTGGGGTTGAAGAGCGAGCCGAACGGGACGTGGTTTTGTCCTGACTGTAGTCGGGCCGCGGCTGGGGGGGATAATAGGaagaaggttgttggtggagggggagggggaggtggtgggcatgGGAGTAggccgggtggtgggggggttggtgttggggcaTGA
- a CDS encoding uncharacterized protein (EggNog:ENOG503P1FY; COG:S), with product MGSTSDDPPMTSTTNTTNGDATTSSPNGTNSSEEQSRKDEEDIPYWNVNVPPHLRTQTCPSYLLNLNPKDLSIISTPDSHYEIESWPTVLSKIRSYRPDLFQRIPSDLRRYHEFCYNIKQQYGSVMNFILSQRLGWEHPIIPKGDEPFECEEDVKILRNDWPYGIDGKIVHLVVWVKFELEAEGEKGDLTEKETKVVGEWVRKKFVVEGGLEEGRVVWFRNWTCLKSVKSVEHFHVMLFDPDKELVDGLTGGDVPLCQRVKLSI from the coding sequence ATGGGCAGCACATCTGATGATCCCCCAAtgacatccaccaccaacaccaccaacggcGATGctaccacctcttcccccaaTGGCACCAACTCCTCAGAAGAACAATCCCgcaaagatgaagaagacatCCCTTACTGGAACGTAAACgtccccccccacctccgcaCCCAAACCTGCCCCTcctacctcctcaacctcaacccaaaAGACCTCTCCATAATCTCCACCCCCGACTCCCACTACGAAATCGAATCCTGGCCCACGGTCCTCTCCAAGATCCGGTCGTACCGCCCCGACCTCTTCCAGCGCATCCCCTCGGACCTCCGCCGCTACCACGAGTTTTGTTATAATATCAAGCAGCAGTACGGCTCCGTCATGAACTTTATCCTCTCGCAGCGTCTCGGTTGGGAgcaccccatcatccccaaggGTGACGAGCCGTTTGAgtgtgaggaggatgtcaagaTACTCCGGAATGACTGGCCGTATGGTATAGATGGCAAGATTGTCCATCTGGTGGTGTGGGTCAAGTTTGagctcgaggccgagggggaaaagggggattTGACGGAGAAAGAGAcaaaggtggtgggggagtgggtgaggaagaagtttgtggtggagggggggttggaggaggggagggttgtttgGTTCAGGAATTGGACCTGTTTGAAGTCTGTCAAGAGTGTGGAGCATTTTCATGTCATGCTGTTTGATCCAGACAAAGAgttggtggatgggttgaCGGGGGGGGATGTGCCGCTTTGTCAGAGGGTCAAGTTGAGTATATGA
- a CDS encoding uncharacterized protein (COG:H; EggNog:ENOG503P7QE) has product MSTPTSILLLPTPALRSLTTADLLPAAVSVKNLSSTLLRAATDAWDRPLRPQPLLLSAEISFTSPFETASATDKLGEDTIHYGNLSKALLDTVETYFGPNSTAAISSLEEDEGDAISVLNQIFVHLTGLSIDGVRGDGTPFLGGSLDRIGFLGVKLTLPKASLLGEGVSLTASAGFDNTGKMTARALGMEITRLGVPTLVGVNPNEREARQMLVVTVGIEGIKVRGDRYVRVEKAVVKALEESSFETLEALGAHLIDKVEEVFVNGEDYTVRVKIEKPIAVPLAECPVVEVRRVVKDYYR; this is encoded by the exons atgtCAACCCCCAcatccatcctcctcctcccaacccccgccctccgctccctcaccaccgccgacctcctcccagcagcagtctcAGTCAAGAACCTATCCagcaccctcctccgcgcAGCCACAGACGCCTGGGAccgccccctccgcccccaacccctcctcctctcggcAGAGATCAgtttcacctccccctttgaAACCGCCTCCGCAACCGACAAGCTAGGCGAGGACACGATCCACTACGGCAATTTATCAAAGGCACTCCTCGACACTGTAGAGACTTACTTCGGCCCTAATTCTACAGCCGCCATTTCTTCTTtagaggaggacgagggggatgCGATCTCGGTGCTGAACCAGATATTCGTTCATCTCACTGGGTTGTCTATCGATGGTGTCAGGGGGGACGGAACcccttttttgggggggagtttAGATAGGATCGGGTTTCTGGGTGTGAAGCTGACGCTTCCAAAAGCGAGCTTGCTCGGCGAAGGTGTGAGTCTCACCGCAAGCGCGGGGTTTGACAACACGGGAAAAATGACCGCCCGCGCGCTAGGGATGGAGATCACCAGACTCGGAGTGCCGACGTTGGTCGGGGTTAACCCTAACGAGCGGGAAGCGAGGCAGATGTTGGTTGTTACGGTGGGGATTGAGGGGATCAAGGTGAGGGGGGATAGGTATGTCAGGGTTGAAAAGGCGGTTGTGAAG GCGCTGGAGGAGTCATCATTCGAGACGTTGGAAGCGTTGGGGGCCCACTTGATtgacaaggtggaggaggtttttgtCAATGGGGAGGATTACACCGTCAGAGTAAAAATCGAGAAGCCGATTGCGGTTCCGTTGGCCGAGTGTCCggttgtggaggtgaggagagTGGTGAAGGATTATTATAGGTGA